From a single Streptomyces liliifuscus genomic region:
- a CDS encoding cold-shock protein — MAAGTVKWFNAEKGFGFIEQDGGGADVFAHYSNIAAQGFRELQEGQKVTFDIAQGQKGPTAENIVPA; from the coding sequence ATGGCTGCAGGCACCGTGAAGTGGTTCAACGCGGAAAAGGGCTTCGGCTTCATCGAGCAGGACGGCGGCGGCGCCGACGTCTTCGCCCACTACTCGAACATCGCCGCCCAGGGCTTCCGCGAGCTGCAGGAGGGCCAGAAGGTCACCTTCGACATCGCCCAGGGCCAGAAGGGCCCGACGGCCGAGAACATCGTTCCCGCCTGA
- a CDS encoding alpha/beta hydrolase, with protein MAAQTDPTTATASTVKLPAPPVPTLSWTDCQGGFECANADVPLDYRAPEGRKITLAVIRKKAADQTKRKGTLFMQPGGPGNSGVDFVRGNYDDLPAALRDSFDVFGYDVRGVARSSALECWDDTRYTKAVTDAKGAPGPDAFGPALREAAEFNQACTDKSAGLLPFVGTEYVARDIDLLRQALGEEQLTYYGRSFGTYIGTVYAALFPKRVRALALDGAYDPVHYANQPYSYDKPQYLALDGAMSRFLDWCKADQATCGFGDGDPRAAFEKLKSDLDANPVPTANGGKANGYTLVYRLMFNINEGKVIWPAFGEALRKAQQRDNTSFLLRPPSPGSFDFLVPNVVVECVDRDYPRDQALLKRNVTAYAKAAPLLGPAMAFGPPTYDHQHATACTQWPGERVSRYDGSYRAKGSKPILVLGTTGDPDTPYQDAVALSRQLDNASLLTFKAEGHTAFGRSACATDAVTSYLVDLKVPAKGTTCADETQPPTVTPKVAPPGTTLGELRNGVNERLDRLGSLR; from the coding sequence CGCCGATGTGCCGCTGGACTACCGGGCACCCGAGGGCCGCAAGATCACCCTGGCGGTCATCCGCAAGAAGGCCGCCGACCAGACGAAGCGCAAGGGCACGCTCTTCATGCAGCCCGGCGGACCGGGCAACTCCGGCGTGGACTTCGTCCGCGGCAACTACGACGACCTGCCGGCCGCCCTGCGCGACTCGTTCGACGTCTTCGGATACGACGTACGAGGCGTCGCGCGCAGCTCGGCGCTCGAATGCTGGGACGACACGCGGTACACCAAGGCCGTCACCGACGCGAAGGGCGCCCCGGGCCCCGACGCCTTCGGCCCGGCCCTGCGCGAGGCCGCCGAGTTCAACCAGGCCTGCACGGACAAGTCGGCCGGCCTGCTGCCGTTCGTCGGCACCGAGTACGTCGCCCGTGACATCGACCTGCTGCGCCAGGCCCTGGGCGAGGAGCAACTCACCTACTACGGGCGGTCGTTCGGCACGTACATCGGTACGGTCTACGCCGCACTGTTCCCGAAGCGCGTGCGCGCCCTCGCGCTCGACGGGGCGTACGACCCGGTGCACTACGCCAACCAGCCGTACTCCTACGACAAGCCCCAGTACCTGGCCCTGGACGGCGCGATGAGCCGCTTCCTCGACTGGTGCAAGGCCGACCAGGCCACCTGCGGGTTCGGTGACGGCGACCCCCGGGCGGCGTTCGAGAAGCTCAAGAGCGACCTGGACGCCAACCCGGTGCCGACCGCCAACGGCGGCAAGGCCAACGGCTACACCCTGGTCTACCGGCTGATGTTCAACATCAACGAGGGCAAGGTCATCTGGCCCGCGTTCGGCGAGGCCCTGCGCAAGGCCCAGCAGCGCGACAACACCTCGTTCCTGCTGCGTCCGCCGTCCCCGGGCAGCTTCGACTTCCTCGTTCCGAACGTGGTCGTCGAGTGCGTCGACCGGGACTACCCGCGCGACCAGGCCCTGCTGAAGCGGAACGTCACGGCCTACGCCAAGGCCGCGCCGCTGCTCGGCCCGGCCATGGCCTTCGGCCCGCCGACCTACGACCACCAGCACGCCACGGCCTGCACCCAGTGGCCCGGCGAGCGCGTCAGCCGCTACGACGGCTCCTACCGTGCCAAGGGCTCCAAGCCGATCCTCGTCCTCGGCACCACCGGCGACCCGGACACCCCCTACCAGGACGCGGTGGCGCTGTCCCGGCAGCTCGACAACGCCTCGCTGCTCACGTTCAAGGCGGAGGGACACACCGCCTTCGGGCGGAGTGCCTGCGCGACGGACGCGGTCACGAGTTACCTGGTGGACCTGAAGGTCCCGGCCAAGGGCACGACCTGCGCGGACGAGACCCAGCCGCCGACCGTCACGCCCAAGGTGGCCCCGCCCGGCACGACGCTCGGTGAGCTCCGCAACGGCGTCAACGAGCGCCTCGACCGGCTCGGCTCGCTGCGCTGA
- a CDS encoding DEAD/DEAH box helicase: MNRTRTNDRFSRTRSGGSARTGGSGRTGGSGSGRGGGYSGGSRRSEGYSRQRSAPQGEFALPVTTTPALPAVEAFAELDMPAQLLAALGREGVTVPFPIQAATLPNSLAGRDVLGRGRTGSGKTLAFGLALLARTAGLRAEPRQPLALVLVPTRELAQQVTDALTPYARSLSLRLATVVGGMPIGRQAGALRAGAEVVVATPGRLKDLIERGDCRLGQVAITVLDEADQMADMGFMPQVTELLNQVRPEGQRMLFSATLDRNVDLLVRRYLSDPVVHSVDPSQGAVTTMEHHVLHVHGADKHRTTTEIAAREGRVLMFLDTKHAVDRLTEHLLNSGVRAAALHGGKSQPQRTRTLTQFKTGHVTVLVATNVAARGIHVDNLDLVVNVDPPSDHKDYLHRGGRTARAGESGSVVTLVTPNQRRDMSRLMAAAGITPQTTQVRSGEAELNRITGAQAPSGVPVVITAPVADRPRRGASTSSRGRRGRTGGKGRSTGEARRTPQRPSASGAAA; the protein is encoded by the coding sequence ATGAACCGCACACGCACGAACGACCGCTTCTCCCGCACCCGTTCGGGAGGCTCCGCCCGCACGGGTGGTTCAGGCCGCACGGGCGGTTCGGGCTCCGGAAGGGGCGGCGGCTACTCCGGTGGCTCGCGCCGTTCCGAGGGCTACAGCCGTCAACGGTCCGCTCCGCAGGGCGAGTTCGCACTGCCGGTGACGACCACCCCCGCGCTGCCCGCCGTCGAGGCGTTCGCCGAGCTCGACATGCCGGCGCAGTTGCTGGCCGCGCTCGGCCGGGAGGGCGTGACCGTGCCGTTCCCGATCCAGGCAGCGACCCTGCCGAACTCCCTCGCGGGTCGTGACGTACTGGGCCGTGGCCGCACCGGATCGGGCAAGACCCTCGCCTTCGGTCTCGCGCTCCTCGCCCGTACGGCGGGCCTGCGCGCCGAGCCGAGGCAGCCGCTGGCGCTCGTCCTCGTACCCACTCGCGAGCTGGCCCAGCAGGTCACCGACGCGCTCACCCCGTACGCCCGCTCCCTGTCGCTGCGCCTCGCCACGGTGGTCGGCGGGATGCCGATCGGCCGGCAGGCGGGCGCGCTGCGTGCCGGTGCCGAGGTCGTCGTCGCGACACCGGGCCGGCTCAAGGACCTCATCGAGCGCGGGGACTGCCGGCTGGGCCAGGTCGCCATCACCGTCCTCGACGAGGCCGACCAGATGGCCGACATGGGCTTCATGCCCCAGGTCACCGAACTGCTCAACCAGGTGCGGCCCGAGGGCCAGCGGATGCTGTTCTCGGCCACGCTCGACCGCAACGTCGACCTGCTGGTCCGCCGCTACCTCTCCGACCCGGTGGTCCACTCCGTCGACCCGTCCCAGGGCGCGGTCACCACGATGGAGCACCACGTCCTCCACGTGCACGGCGCGGACAAGCACCGGACGACCACGGAGATCGCGGCGCGCGAAGGCCGGGTCCTCATGTTCCTGGACACCAAGCACGCGGTGGACCGGCTGACCGAGCACCTGCTCAACAGCGGCGTCCGGGCCGCGGCCCTGCACGGCGGCAAGTCCCAGCCGCAGCGCACACGGACCCTGACCCAGTTCAAGACCGGACACGTCACGGTGCTGGTGGCGACCAACGTCGCGGCCCGCGGCATCCACGTCGACAACCTCGACCTGGTCGTGAACGTCGATCCGCCCAGCGACCACAAGGACTACCTGCACCGCGGCGGCCGTACGGCCCGCGCGGGCGAGTCCGGCAGCGTCGTCACGCTGGTGACCCCCAACCAGCGCCGCGACATGAGCCGCCTGATGGCCGCCGCCGGCATCACCCCGCAGACCACTCAAGTGCGTTCGGGCGAAGCGGAGTTGAACCGCATCACGGGCGCCCAGGCCCCCTCGGGCGTGCCGGTCGTCATCACCGCTCCGGTCGCGGACCGCCCGCGGCGCGGCGCCTCCACCTCGTCCCGGGGCCGCCGCGGCCGTACCGGCGGCAAGGGCCGTTCCACCGGCGAGGCCCGCCGCACACCGCAGCGGCCGTCCGCCAGCGGCGCGGCGGCCTAG
- a CDS encoding MerR family transcriptional regulator has protein sequence MTADTPLSGRLDDDDYPAYTMGRAAEMLGTTPGFLRAIGEARLITPLRSEGGHRRYSRYQLRIAARARELVDQGTPVEAACRIVILEDQLEEAQRINAEYRRAANETPETPA, from the coding sequence ATGACAGCAGATACTCCGCTCAGCGGTCGTCTGGACGACGACGACTACCCCGCGTACACGATGGGCCGGGCAGCAGAAATGCTCGGCACCACCCCGGGTTTCCTCCGGGCCATCGGCGAGGCACGGCTGATCACTCCGCTCCGCTCCGAAGGCGGACACCGGCGGTACTCCCGCTACCAGCTACGGATCGCCGCGCGCGCACGCGAACTCGTCGACCAGGGAACCCCTGTCGAGGCAGCCTGCCGCATCGTCATCCTTGAGGACCAGCTCGAGGAAGCACAGCGCATCAACGCCGAGTACCGCCGCGCCGCGAACGAGACGCCCGAGACTCCCGCCTGA
- a CDS encoding SCO5918 family protein produces the protein MRCVIARFPFDLDKSGVLDSMKGVKPEAITGESVIIGRRHYPVKQVGEVITRQDRRDFTSGEVVRAMTRLGFTCQAGPEPEPAPVAATPLQTASALLGSPAPAPAPAPLGL, from the coding sequence ATGCGCTGCGTCATCGCCCGGTTCCCGTTCGACCTCGACAAGAGCGGGGTCCTGGACTCGATGAAGGGCGTCAAGCCCGAGGCCATCACGGGCGAGTCCGTGATCATCGGCCGCCGCCACTACCCCGTCAAGCAGGTCGGCGAGGTCATCACCCGGCAGGACCGCCGTGACTTCACCAGCGGCGAGGTCGTACGGGCCATGACCCGGCTCGGCTTCACCTGCCAGGCGGGCCCCGAGCCCGAGCCCGCCCCGGTCGCCGCCACCCCGCTCCAGACCGCGTCGGCGCTGCTCGGCAGCCCGGCCCCGGCCCCGGCGCCGGCCCCCCTGGGCCTGTGA